Part of the Desulfolutivibrio sulfoxidireducens genome is shown below.
CGCCGAATTGACCGAGATCTTTTCCGCCCCGGCCACGAGCACGGCCCGCATGTCCTCCACGGTCGAGATGCCGCCGCCCACGGAGAAGGGGATGAATATCTGCGAGGCCACCCGTTCCACCACGTCGAGCATGATGCCCCGGCCCTCGGCCGAGGCCGTGATGTCGTAGAACACGATCTCGTCCGCGCCCTGCTCGTAGTAGATGCGGGCCGTTTCCACGGGATCGCCGATGTCCACGTTGCCCGCGAACCTGACGCCCTTGGTGAGTCTGCCGTCGCGCACGTCCAGGCAGGGGATGACGCGTTTACTGAGCATGGGCGGCCTCCCGGCAGTAGGCGTTGAAATTGGCCAAAAGCTGAAGCCCCGGCCGGCCGCTTTTTTCCGGATGGAACTGCACGGCCCACAGTCCAGGGCGGCCGTGCACCGAGCAGAAATTGACGCCGTAGAAGGTCTCGGCCAGGACGAATTCCGGCGCGGGCACGGGGTAGTAGCTGTGCACGAAATAGAATTCGGCCTCGGGTTCGATGCCGGACAGGATCTCGCAGTCCCGCACCGTGTTGATCCGGTTCCAGCCCATGTGCGGCACCCGGATGGGGATGCCGTCCTCCTCGGTCAGGGACCGGTTGAACATGGCGCATTCCCCGGAAATGATCCCCAGGGCCTTGGTGTCGTTTTCGGCGCTGTAGTCGAGCAGGATCTGGCAGCCCACGCAGATGCCCAGAAGCGGCTTTCCGGCGTCCACCTGGGCCTTTATGACCCGGTCCAGGCCGGTCTGGGTCAGTTCGTCCATGGCCTGTCCGGCCGCGCCCACGCCCGGAAAGATGATCCCGGAGGCGCTTTCGATGGCCCCGGGGTCGGCGGTGACCCGGCAGGGGATGCCGAGATGGTCCAGGGCCCGACGGACGCTGGTCTGGTTTCCGGCCTTGTAGTCGAGGATGGCGAGCATGGTGACCTCCCGTGGGCCGGGGGATTAGTGGAAAAAGACCGGCGAGGCAAGAT
Proteins encoded:
- the hisH gene encoding imidazole glycerol phosphate synthase subunit HisH, with the translated sequence MLAILDYKAGNQTSVRRALDHLGIPCRVTADPGAIESASGIIFPGVGAAGQAMDELTQTGLDRVIKAQVDAGKPLLGICVGCQILLDYSAENDTKALGIISGECAMFNRSLTEEDGIPIRVPHMGWNRINTVRDCEILSGIEPEAEFYFVHSYYPVPAPEFVLAETFYGVNFCSVHGRPGLWAVQFHPEKSGRPGLQLLANFNAYCREAAHAQ